In one window of Zhihengliuella sp. ISTPL4 DNA:
- a CDS encoding lipopolysaccharide biosynthesis protein, producing MNSLLALGARAATMVVSLVCGVITTRMILGETDVEHYALYTLLITIPSLLTFTDLGSGAVLVNAVATSEDVRTDRKLRLQVTSVGRILLLFASGLMIINTVLLVSGGWRVLFGDAGAIPGAPLAAFLCITLFSLTVTLGVWFRILLGQRRNHLVILVQGLISPLTLGGVWLLLTVGGRAFDSFLALASYGASLITAVIGFTLVTRSTAPLIPDALRVLFRWRRVPGVRVMDVGWPMLAQMVTYPIAVGSQRYVLAQYGTPTDVAEYGVAGQVFFALNGLVMAAGVALWPQFARRRHRGELTRGPYLLSLLFGGAVAMATALVWLIGPWLFDFITRGELEVRPSTILAFGAMIMLTAAVYPLGMFIMDKPGIRFQVVPTLAMAALSIALSVVLTPLLGIIGPLLGVAFALTVCQLIPYAIYIHRHRGRLLASDRAHDPAAEDDPASAGQPG from the coding sequence GTGAACTCGCTCCTGGCGCTCGGCGCCCGCGCGGCCACCATGGTCGTCTCCCTCGTCTGCGGTGTGATCACCACCAGGATGATCCTGGGCGAGACCGACGTCGAGCACTACGCGCTCTATACGCTGCTCATCACGATTCCATCGCTGCTGACGTTCACGGACCTCGGCAGTGGTGCGGTGCTGGTCAATGCGGTGGCGACCAGCGAAGACGTCCGTACGGACCGCAAGCTGCGCCTTCAGGTGACGTCGGTCGGACGGATCCTGCTGCTCTTCGCCTCCGGCCTCATGATCATCAACACCGTGCTGCTCGTCAGCGGGGGATGGCGCGTGCTGTTCGGGGATGCGGGAGCCATCCCCGGGGCTCCCCTCGCCGCCTTCCTGTGCATCACGCTGTTCAGCCTCACGGTGACCCTCGGCGTGTGGTTCCGGATCCTGCTGGGACAGCGCCGCAACCACCTCGTCATCCTCGTGCAAGGCCTCATCTCCCCCCTCACGCTCGGCGGCGTCTGGCTCCTGCTCACCGTCGGAGGCCGGGCCTTCGACTCCTTCCTCGCACTCGCCTCGTACGGCGCCTCCCTGATCACCGCCGTCATCGGGTTCACCCTGGTGACGCGTTCGACCGCGCCTCTCATCCCCGACGCCCTCCGCGTCCTGTTCCGATGGCGGCGTGTGCCCGGCGTGCGGGTGATGGACGTGGGGTGGCCGATGCTGGCGCAGATGGTCACGTATCCCATCGCCGTCGGCTCGCAGCGGTACGTGCTCGCCCAGTACGGCACGCCGACCGACGTCGCGGAGTACGGTGTCGCAGGCCAGGTGTTCTTCGCGCTCAACGGGTTGGTCATGGCCGCAGGGGTGGCACTCTGGCCACAGTTCGCGCGGCGGCGGCACCGCGGCGAGCTCACGCGCGGGCCGTATCTGCTGTCCCTCCTCTTCGGCGGTGCTGTGGCCATGGCGACGGCGCTCGTCTGGCTGATCGGTCCCTGGCTGTTCGACTTCATCACGCGCGGCGAACTGGAGGTCCGCCCCTCGACGATCCTCGCGTTCGGCGCCATGATCATGCTGACGGCCGCCGTCTATCCCCTGGGCATGTTCATCATGGACAAACCGGGTATCCGCTTCCAGGTCGTTCCGACGTTGGCGATGGCGGCGCTGAGCATCGCGCTGTCGGTCGTGCTGACACCGCTGCTGGGCATCATCGGGCCGCTGCTCGGCGTGGCGTTCGCGCTGACCGTCTGCCAGCTCATCCCGTACGCCATCTACATCCACCGCCACCGTGGGCGCCTGCTCGCTTCCGACCGCGCCCACGATCCGGCGGCCGAAGACGATCCGGCCTCCGCAGGCCAGCCGGGTTAG
- a CDS encoding DUF1972 domain-containing protein: MHSAATSPSPSLRIALIGTRGIPAAYGGFETAVEEVGRRLVARGHRVLVYGRDAGTAGDVHLGMRRVTLPAVRHKALETLSHTALSTVHAVTRARPDAAFVFNAANSPFLPLLRARGIPVALHMDGLEWRRSKWGPRGKAYYRWAESFGVRTADAIIADAPGIAEYYDHQFGVASEMIRYGAPLLDDAPVAGIRALGLEPGEYHLVVARFEPENHVREIVEGYAASAAGKPLVVVGSAPYAADYTAAIDDLASADDRIRLLGAVYDQDLLDALYHHAFTYLHGHSVGGTNPSLLRAMGAGTAVIAYDVVFNREVLDGHGWYFSDPAQAATAITAAEADADGVARAGAAARTRAADDFTWDAVAEAYEDLALRIARGESFHDSARRARRRAEEWTG, encoded by the coding sequence ATGCACTCCGCCGCGACGTCCCCCTCTCCCTCGCTCCGCATCGCGCTGATCGGCACGCGCGGAATCCCCGCCGCATACGGAGGATTCGAGACGGCCGTCGAAGAGGTCGGGCGGCGGCTCGTCGCCCGGGGACACCGTGTGCTGGTGTACGGGCGGGATGCCGGAACCGCGGGCGATGTACACCTGGGGATGCGGAGGGTGACCCTGCCGGCGGTACGGCACAAAGCGCTCGAGACGCTGAGCCACACCGCGCTGTCGACCGTGCACGCGGTCACCAGGGCCCGTCCCGACGCAGCTTTCGTCTTCAACGCCGCCAACTCGCCGTTCCTCCCGTTGCTGCGCGCCCGGGGCATCCCCGTCGCGCTCCACATGGACGGACTCGAGTGGCGACGCTCGAAGTGGGGGCCCCGTGGAAAGGCCTACTATCGCTGGGCCGAGTCGTTCGGCGTGCGGACGGCCGATGCGATCATCGCCGACGCTCCCGGCATCGCCGAATACTACGATCACCAGTTCGGCGTGGCCAGCGAGATGATCCGCTACGGCGCCCCTCTCCTCGACGACGCACCGGTGGCCGGCATCCGCGCGCTCGGCCTCGAGCCCGGCGAGTACCACCTCGTGGTCGCGCGGTTCGAACCCGAGAACCATGTCCGTGAGATCGTCGAGGGGTACGCCGCGTCTGCGGCCGGGAAGCCCCTCGTGGTCGTGGGCTCCGCCCCCTATGCCGCCGACTACACCGCGGCCATCGACGACCTCGCGTCCGCGGACGACCGGATCCGCCTCCTCGGCGCGGTGTACGACCAAGACCTTCTCGACGCGCTCTACCACCACGCCTTCACCTACCTCCACGGTCATTCCGTCGGGGGGACGAACCCGTCGCTCCTGCGCGCCATGGGAGCCGGCACGGCCGTGATCGCGTACGACGTCGTCTTCAACCGTGAGGTCCTCGACGGCCATGGTTGGTACTTCTCGGACCCGGCCCAGGCGGCCACCGCGATCACCGCCGCCGAGGCCGACGCGGACGGCGTGGCCAGAGCCGGAGCTGCCGCCCGGACCCGCGCCGCCGATGATTTCACGTGGGACGCCGTCGCCGAAGCCTACGAGGATCTGGCGCTGCGGATCGCGCGCGGGGAGTCGTTCCACGACTCGGCGAGGCGCGCGCGTCGCCGAGCGGAGGAGTGGACCGGCTAA
- a CDS encoding right-handed parallel beta-helix repeat-containing protein has translation MRSRRRSTLTRPSPSRTSAALASVVAATTIVAGLFGASPAAAADSDSADVLLRDDFDRAAPSGWGASDNGLAYSSWSSRAEVASVADGAAALTLDPGESAYLTPQAVRARDVRVSADLRLDATGGRGYYAYTTRVQADGSAYRVRLLTDAEGQAQLSVIRTRGGMETELKSVAVPLSVLGDGWVTFDATVTGADAVDFEARLTPVGSSPGAPQLRTTDSSAARLSGAGGFAVWAYASSSATAPVDLRIDSLDATVADAPLSAEQPEPQPEPQPEPEPEPQPEPEPQPEPEPQPEPQPGTPERGAAPVGTAQYAVPAGALFVDARSTAESPTGTMVAPYRSVQAAVNAARPGSTVVLRAGVYHQSVDVPYSKTLTIQAYPGEAVWFDGSTRVANWTKSGSAWVSAGWTAEFDDDMLNGNAGWFVDPAYPMANHPDQLYIDGVPQRQVATAAEVVAGTFAVDDARDRLILGTDPSGKEVRASDLGQALNVQSANSVLQGFGVRRYATSYDVLGTVRMHNVGVTVRDLVIEDNATIGLFVGNDRAKIDDLTVRRNGLLGMSITTAYGTTFTDSLITDNNTERFNGSPVAGGVKVTRTRGIVMSNVDTSRNVGSGTWFDESCYDVKILDVTSNGNTEIGIHAELSSQVTIARSQAFDNREGIRIFDTENVLITNNDLGNNARHDLNLMQDERRQATHRVGRDPRVDGVDPTVTWITRNITIRNNVFGAGGPRAIFAHDTATGRAVNTWNVTIDGNLFSSSTRGPSMVTWGGSGDVYETFSTPAQLAAAKNPGWRNAQTAVAQPFADMRDDIAANTAIARPLPSAVASLLGIATGTVMLGSGR, from the coding sequence TTGCGTTCGCGACGTCGCTCGACCCTCACCCGACCCTCCCCTTCACGAACCTCGGCCGCCCTGGCGTCGGTCGTCGCGGCCACGACGATCGTGGCCGGCCTCTTCGGTGCTTCCCCCGCGGCGGCCGCCGACAGCGATTCCGCCGACGTGCTGCTGCGCGATGACTTCGATCGCGCGGCACCGTCCGGATGGGGGGCTTCCGACAACGGCCTCGCCTACTCGTCGTGGTCGTCCCGCGCCGAGGTGGCCAGTGTGGCCGATGGCGCGGCGGCCCTCACCCTCGACCCCGGAGAGTCCGCCTATCTCACCCCGCAGGCCGTCCGGGCGCGAGACGTCCGCGTCTCGGCGGATCTCCGCCTCGACGCAACCGGTGGTCGGGGCTACTACGCCTACACGACGCGCGTCCAGGCCGACGGCTCCGCCTACCGAGTCCGACTGCTGACCGACGCCGAGGGGCAGGCGCAGCTCTCCGTCATCCGGACCCGGGGAGGTATGGAGACGGAGCTGAAAAGCGTGGCCGTTCCCTTGAGCGTTCTCGGCGACGGATGGGTCACGTTCGACGCCACGGTCACCGGGGCCGACGCCGTCGACTTCGAAGCGCGCCTCACGCCGGTCGGCTCCTCACCTGGGGCGCCCCAGCTCCGGACGACCGACTCCTCCGCCGCCCGGCTTTCCGGCGCGGGAGGCTTCGCCGTCTGGGCCTATGCATCGAGCAGCGCGACCGCGCCGGTCGACCTGCGGATCGACTCGCTGGATGCCACGGTCGCCGACGCGCCCTTGAGTGCCGAGCAGCCCGAACCGCAGCCGGAGCCGCAGCCCGAACCGGAGCCGGAACCGCAGCCGGAGCCGGAACCGCAGCCGGAACCGGAGCCGCAGCCCGAGCCGCAGCCCGGGACCCCCGAACGCGGTGCGGCTCCTGTCGGCACCGCCCAGTACGCGGTGCCCGCCGGTGCCTTGTTCGTCGATGCGCGGAGCACCGCGGAGAGCCCCACCGGCACAATGGTCGCACCGTACCGTTCCGTTCAAGCTGCCGTGAACGCCGCCCGCCCCGGATCCACGGTCGTCCTTCGGGCTGGCGTCTATCATCAGTCCGTCGATGTCCCGTACAGCAAGACGTTGACCATCCAGGCCTACCCGGGAGAGGCCGTCTGGTTCGATGGCTCGACACGGGTCGCGAACTGGACGAAGTCCGGGTCGGCATGGGTCAGTGCCGGATGGACGGCGGAATTCGACGACGACATGCTCAACGGCAATGCCGGATGGTTCGTCGACCCGGCGTACCCGATGGCGAACCACCCGGACCAGCTCTACATCGACGGTGTCCCGCAGCGTCAGGTCGCCACGGCCGCTGAGGTCGTTGCCGGGACGTTCGCCGTCGACGACGCCCGCGACCGGTTGATCCTCGGGACCGACCCTTCCGGTAAGGAGGTGCGGGCGAGCGACCTCGGACAGGCGCTCAACGTACAGTCGGCGAATTCCGTGCTGCAGGGCTTCGGTGTCCGGCGCTACGCGACCTCCTACGACGTGCTCGGCACCGTCCGTATGCACAACGTCGGCGTCACGGTACGCGACCTCGTCATCGAGGACAACGCGACGATCGGGCTGTTCGTGGGTAACGACCGGGCGAAGATCGACGATCTGACCGTCCGCAGGAACGGGCTGCTCGGGATGTCGATAACCACGGCGTACGGCACGACCTTCACGGACTCTCTCATCACCGACAACAACACCGAGCGGTTCAACGGTTCGCCCGTCGCCGGCGGGGTCAAGGTCACTCGCACCCGCGGCATCGTGATGAGCAACGTCGACACGAGCCGCAACGTGGGCAGCGGGACCTGGTTCGACGAGTCGTGCTACGACGTCAAGATCCTCGACGTGACGTCGAACGGGAACACCGAGATCGGGATCCACGCGGAACTGTCGTCCCAGGTCACCATCGCGCGGAGTCAGGCGTTCGACAACCGCGAGGGGATTCGCATCTTCGACACCGAGAACGTACTGATCACGAACAACGACCTCGGGAACAATGCGCGCCACGATCTCAATCTCATGCAGGACGAACGACGCCAGGCCACCCATCGTGTGGGCCGCGACCCGCGTGTCGACGGAGTGGATCCGACCGTGACCTGGATCACGCGCAACATCACCATCCGCAACAACGTGTTCGGTGCGGGCGGACCCCGCGCTATCTTCGCCCACGACACGGCGACGGGGCGCGCGGTGAACACGTGGAATGTCACGATCGACGGCAACCTGTTCAGCAGCTCCACTCGTGGCCCGTCGATGGTCACCTGGGGAGGGTCTGGCGACGTCTACGAGACGTTCTCGACGCCCGCGCAGCTCGCCGCGGCGAAGAACCCCGGTTGGCGCAACGCGCAGACGGCCGTTGCCCAACCCTTCGCGGACATGAGGGACGACATCGCCGCGAACACCGCCATCGCCCGGCCGCTCCCGTCAGCGGTCGCGAGTCTGCTGGGCATCGCGACGGGCACAGTGATGCTCGGCAGCGGCCGGTGA
- a CDS encoding arsenate reductase/protein-tyrosine-phosphatase family protein, with product MAHTLIFVCEANICRSPLMTQVLRASAEEQLWDITSAGIRVGPGNRPMCEAAVEVARAVGAGAGADDHRSSAVDADRIRTADLILTASRAERSFISQLVPQARSKAFTLREALHLGAAVFGAENASALLDDGRAADGLAAYAAALHGRRGFVAPPKTRRTLLGRRRSNPFDIPDAHHDAARAHRAMLERTALEASALYRQVSAFLVPPTPDLLSR from the coding sequence GTGGCACACACGCTCATCTTCGTCTGCGAGGCGAACATCTGTCGGTCGCCCCTGATGACACAGGTCCTTCGTGCGAGCGCTGAGGAACAGCTCTGGGACATCACCAGCGCCGGGATCCGCGTGGGCCCCGGGAACCGGCCGATGTGTGAGGCGGCGGTCGAGGTGGCGCGCGCGGTGGGCGCGGGTGCCGGCGCCGACGACCATCGCTCCTCCGCCGTCGACGCCGACCGTATCCGCACCGCCGACCTCATCCTCACGGCAAGCCGAGCGGAACGCTCTTTCATCTCTCAGCTGGTCCCGCAGGCGCGGTCCAAGGCGTTCACCCTGCGCGAGGCCCTCCATCTGGGTGCCGCGGTCTTCGGCGCGGAGAATGCGAGCGCCCTCCTGGATGACGGGCGCGCAGCGGACGGCCTCGCCGCATACGCGGCGGCCTTGCACGGGCGACGCGGGTTCGTCGCCCCACCGAAAACCCGAAGGACCCTCCTCGGTCGTCGGCGCTCGAACCCGTTCGACATCCCGGACGCCCACCACGACGCCGCGCGGGCGCACCGGGCGATGCTGGAGCGCACCGCCCTGGAGGCATCGGCGCTCTACCGACAGGTCTCGGCGTTCCTCGTGCCGCCGACCCCGGATCTCCTCTCCCGCTGA
- a CDS encoding glycosyltransferase family 4 protein: MTHDSRAPHLLVHPGWELFGSDRMLLETATALRERGEPVVVVLPRRGPLVDELQALGAQVLLPPMFVLRKSSLRPRNWLRSARDAVQGFAASIAIVRRLRPRSIYVSTIVLPTWPLVGRLSRIPTVTHVHEAEASASRWVNLALYAPHLAAHRVVANSRFTLQTVQAALPALARRAAVIPNGVAAPSEIDEPRPYVDRLRIGYVGRLSHRKGPDLAIEALAELAAAGVDADLHLVGAAFVENAGYERELRERAEALGVGDRVTFLGFQSDVWPFLAGIDVLVVPSRQDESFGNTAVEGVLAARPVVASDIPGLREAVGTYQSVAFTTPGESQELAAALRSVVDGWEERRADALSARASALHRFAPATYRRTTAEFLTSVAPR; the protein is encoded by the coding sequence GTGACCCACGACTCTCGTGCCCCGCATCTCCTCGTGCACCCGGGATGGGAGCTGTTCGGCTCCGATCGTATGCTCCTCGAGACCGCGACAGCGCTGCGGGAGCGAGGGGAGCCGGTCGTCGTCGTGTTGCCGCGACGTGGCCCTCTCGTGGACGAACTGCAGGCACTCGGCGCGCAGGTGCTCCTTCCCCCGATGTTCGTGCTGCGCAAGTCGTCCCTTCGCCCCCGGAACTGGCTGCGGTCCGCGCGGGACGCGGTCCAGGGCTTCGCTGCCTCCATCGCGATCGTCCGGCGGCTGCGTCCCCGGAGCATCTACGTGAGCACTATCGTCCTGCCCACCTGGCCCCTCGTGGGTCGACTGAGCCGTATACCGACCGTCACCCATGTCCACGAGGCGGAGGCCTCCGCGTCCCGCTGGGTGAACCTCGCACTCTACGCACCGCATCTCGCGGCGCATCGGGTCGTCGCGAACAGCCGCTTCACGTTGCAGACCGTTCAAGCGGCGCTTCCTGCCCTCGCTCGGCGCGCAGCGGTCATCCCCAACGGCGTGGCCGCCCCCTCCGAGATCGACGAGCCGCGGCCGTACGTGGACCGCCTCCGTATCGGTTACGTCGGTCGGCTCTCGCACCGGAAGGGCCCCGACCTCGCCATCGAGGCCTTGGCCGAGCTCGCCGCCGCCGGCGTCGACGCCGATCTCCATCTGGTGGGTGCCGCTTTCGTGGAGAACGCGGGATACGAGCGGGAGCTGCGCGAGCGTGCGGAGGCGCTCGGCGTCGGCGATCGCGTGACGTTCCTCGGATTCCAGTCCGACGTCTGGCCGTTCCTCGCCGGCATCGATGTGCTCGTCGTGCCTTCCCGGCAGGACGAGTCCTTCGGCAACACCGCCGTCGAGGGCGTGCTCGCCGCTCGGCCGGTGGTCGCATCGGACATCCCCGGGCTTCGCGAGGCGGTCGGCACCTATCAGAGCGTCGCCTTCACGACGCCGGGGGAATCCCAGGAGCTCGCCGCGGCACTGCGGTCCGTGGTGGACGGCTGGGAGGAGCGGCGGGCCGACGCGCTCTCCGCCCGCGCGTCGGCGCTGCACAGGTTCGCTCCGGCGACCTACCGCCGGACCACGGCGGAGTTCCTGACCTCGGTCGCGCCGCGCTGA
- a CDS encoding phenylacetate--CoA ligase family protein: MMREAAFRLKTAAGGRSSTAAYRDFLVVDALPPEEAIELSARRSAAHARFAFEHSTFYRELYSAHGFSAEDLRDPASFSSLPIVDKTMLRENFESIRTDEADARTSVVSKTGGSTGLPLHLLRDLRFPARALEWRLFEWWGVKPWDDRAIVTRHVLTGAARLRHDLGWLPSRRVQLDAFQITDDAVRAFVERWNRVEPRFLIGYGGGVLDTVRRMRRLGLRVVPPAAVAVTAAPLSPGTRAEIEDAFGAPCYDHYRSAEIPWMAGECAEQSGLHVFSDVRRIEIVDEADRVLPEGREGEVIVSDLTNRVFPIVRYRLGDISSYRPGVCACGRGLPRLGAISGRSSDAVRLPDGTTIAGALGHIFDDAPLSIRQFEIVQDADYAVTLRCIPADGQDVQAGIDGAEAKLRHATRGLVPVRVERVDHIPQVGGKMRFIRSSVGTDLSGDPS, translated from the coding sequence ATGATGCGAGAAGCGGCTTTCCGTCTCAAGACTGCGGCGGGCGGACGGAGCAGCACGGCCGCTTATCGGGACTTCCTCGTCGTGGATGCTCTGCCTCCGGAGGAGGCCATCGAGCTGAGCGCCCGGAGGTCCGCCGCGCACGCGCGCTTCGCGTTCGAGCACAGCACGTTCTACCGCGAGCTGTATTCCGCGCACGGCTTCTCCGCCGAGGATCTGCGCGACCCCGCGTCGTTCTCCTCGCTGCCCATCGTCGACAAGACGATGCTCCGCGAGAACTTCGAGAGCATTCGCACGGATGAAGCCGATGCGCGCACCAGCGTCGTCTCGAAGACGGGTGGGAGTACGGGTCTGCCGCTGCACCTGCTGCGAGACCTCCGTTTTCCTGCCCGCGCACTCGAGTGGCGCCTGTTCGAGTGGTGGGGGGTGAAACCCTGGGATGACCGGGCGATCGTGACGCGCCACGTGCTCACCGGGGCGGCCCGCCTGCGCCACGACCTCGGGTGGCTCCCCTCGCGACGGGTGCAGCTCGACGCCTTCCAGATCACGGACGATGCGGTGCGAGCGTTCGTGGAGCGCTGGAACCGGGTGGAGCCCCGTTTCCTGATCGGCTATGGCGGCGGCGTCCTGGACACGGTCCGGCGGATGCGTCGACTGGGGCTCCGGGTCGTTCCGCCGGCGGCCGTGGCCGTGACGGCGGCTCCGCTGTCCCCTGGCACGAGGGCGGAGATCGAGGACGCCTTCGGCGCGCCGTGCTACGACCACTACCGCTCGGCCGAGATCCCCTGGATGGCGGGTGAGTGCGCCGAGCAGAGCGGACTCCACGTCTTCTCCGACGTGCGACGCATCGAGATCGTCGATGAGGCGGATCGGGTCCTGCCCGAGGGACGGGAAGGAGAGGTCATCGTCTCGGATCTGACGAACCGGGTCTTCCCGATCGTCCGATATCGTCTCGGCGACATCAGCAGCTATCGACCAGGGGTGTGCGCGTGCGGGCGGGGGCTTCCTCGGCTGGGCGCGATCTCGGGCCGCTCCTCCGATGCCGTGCGCCTGCCGGATGGGACCACGATCGCGGGCGCTCTCGGACACATCTTCGACGACGCGCCCCTGTCCATCCGTCAGTTCGAGATCGTCCAGGACGCGGATTACGCGGTGACCTTGCGGTGCATACCCGCGGACGGGCAGGACGTACAGGCCGGCATCGACGGCGCGGAGGCGAAGCTGCGTCACGCGACCAGAGGCCTCGTCCCCGTTCGTGTCGAGCGCGTCGACCACATTCCTCAGGTCGGCGGGAAGATGCGCTTCATCCGCAGTTCGGTCGGCACCGATCTGTCCGGGGATCCGTCGTGA
- a CDS encoding tyrosine-protein kinase domain-containing protein has translation MTLQDYFQALRGHWVVIIVLTLLGGGAAYGYSQLVDPEYRAEAQVMVIPTRGESTSELLQGSNYVQSLVQTYTLLVVSPTVLGPVIEEVGLDETPNRLARRVDVNVPLNTVVIEIGVTDADGETAQETANAIASELAVAVRDISPLGADEKPAVRIETISPARTPTVPISPNTRNNVALGAAGGLLLGVVYAVLRRRFATRIVSASSLGEITDVAVLGEIPEAADNQTLARVIRSQPDGRIAEAMRQVSASLRFVDVDKSRRVILVTSCSAQEGKSSVGLGLALTLAEGGRTVLFIEADLRRPSTARYTQLEGAVGLTTVLIGDVELDDAVQQWGRPGLDILTAGAQPPNPGQLLSSGELHKVVDDAREKYDYVIIDTAPVLSVSDALWLSTTADGTLFVVRAHRTKGTELARALSSLESTRTPVLGIVLNGIRGAAKSPYYTDERPRGLRPRLSRRGARG, from the coding sequence ATGACACTGCAGGATTACTTCCAGGCGCTGAGGGGTCACTGGGTGGTGATCATCGTGCTCACGCTCCTGGGGGGCGGAGCGGCATACGGGTATTCTCAGCTCGTCGACCCGGAGTACCGGGCGGAAGCCCAGGTGATGGTGATCCCGACTCGAGGCGAGAGCACCAGCGAACTGCTGCAGGGCTCCAACTACGTCCAGAGTCTCGTCCAGACATACACGCTCCTCGTGGTCTCGCCCACCGTGCTCGGTCCGGTCATCGAGGAGGTCGGCCTCGACGAGACGCCCAACCGGCTCGCCCGCCGCGTCGACGTCAACGTGCCGCTCAACACGGTCGTCATCGAGATCGGCGTCACCGACGCCGACGGCGAGACCGCGCAGGAGACCGCGAACGCCATCGCGAGCGAGCTCGCTGTCGCGGTTCGGGACATCTCCCCACTGGGGGCTGACGAGAAGCCCGCCGTGCGGATCGAGACCATCTCGCCCGCCCGGACGCCGACAGTGCCCATCTCGCCCAACACCCGCAACAATGTCGCTCTCGGCGCGGCAGGCGGCCTCCTCCTTGGTGTCGTGTACGCCGTGCTGCGCCGACGGTTCGCGACCCGTATCGTGAGCGCGAGCTCGCTCGGCGAGATCACCGACGTCGCGGTTCTCGGGGAGATCCCCGAGGCCGCGGACAATCAGACGCTCGCCCGGGTCATTCGCTCGCAGCCCGACGGACGCATCGCGGAGGCGATGCGGCAGGTCTCCGCGAGCCTGCGATTCGTCGACGTCGACAAGAGCCGACGGGTGATCCTGGTGACCTCGTGTTCGGCACAGGAGGGCAAGTCTTCCGTCGGTCTGGGGCTCGCGCTGACGCTCGCCGAGGGGGGACGGACGGTCCTCTTCATCGAGGCGGACCTGCGGCGCCCCAGTACCGCGCGCTACACCCAGCTCGAAGGGGCGGTGGGTCTCACCACGGTGTTGATCGGTGACGTCGAGCTGGATGATGCGGTGCAGCAGTGGGGTCGCCCCGGGCTGGACATCCTCACGGCCGGTGCGCAGCCTCCGAACCCGGGGCAGCTGCTGTCCAGTGGCGAGCTGCACAAGGTCGTCGACGACGCGCGGGAGAAGTACGACTACGTCATCATCGACACCGCGCCGGTTCTCTCCGTGAGTGACGCTCTCTGGCTCTCGACCACGGCCGACGGCACCCTGTTCGTCGTTCGCGCCCATCGCACGAAGGGGACCGAGCTCGCGCGTGCGCTCTCGTCGCTCGAGTCCACGCGGACGCCGGTCCTCGGCATCGTCCTCAACGGCATCCGCGGCGCGGCGAAGAGCCCGTACTATACGGACGAGCGCCCTCGCGGGCTGCGTCCTCGGCTGAGCCGCCGCGGCGCCCGAGGCTGA
- a CDS encoding glycosyltransferase family 4 protein — MSSEPSSDSSLAWGFPAEQSVSAWERRHAAGEVPSAWQYGLDGLRAFAPVDVLDLPAPGRVARMRSRVGLGPRPVDGRAFTWDENAAFRMQVRRPRRSFASGVIWLTDMVERGHVPQRLIEVLQSADDLWVLSRGQVEPLRALIGAGGPRITAVPFGVDADFFPPRPYPERPRIVSIGNDRDRDPQTLFRALEIVRAQRPDVEAVVQTSATGAPDGVRVVERMSHRDLRDLYATATVVATATRPNLHVSGMTVTLEALATARPVVNTDTPGMSQYVAEGVTGHLAPVGDAEALADRLLSLLSNPAEAARMGLAGRAAVESSFTTAIMCAHLAEILVPTADRTAIGS; from the coding sequence GTGTCGTCAGAACCTTCCTCGGACTCATCCCTCGCCTGGGGCTTTCCTGCCGAACAGTCGGTGAGCGCGTGGGAGCGCCGTCACGCGGCAGGTGAGGTGCCGAGCGCCTGGCAGTACGGCTTGGACGGCCTGCGCGCGTTCGCGCCCGTGGACGTGCTCGACCTGCCGGCGCCCGGACGGGTGGCTCGAATGCGGAGCCGCGTCGGCCTCGGCCCGCGCCCGGTCGACGGCCGCGCCTTCACCTGGGACGAGAACGCCGCCTTTCGGATGCAGGTGCGGCGTCCTCGGCGGAGCTTCGCGTCAGGCGTCATCTGGCTGACCGACATGGTGGAGCGGGGCCACGTTCCGCAGCGTCTGATCGAGGTGCTGCAGAGCGCGGACGATCTGTGGGTGCTGAGCCGGGGACAGGTCGAACCGCTCCGGGCATTGATCGGGGCCGGAGGGCCACGCATCACCGCCGTTCCGTTCGGAGTGGACGCCGACTTCTTCCCGCCGCGGCCCTACCCGGAGCGGCCGCGCATCGTGAGCATCGGCAACGACAGGGATCGTGATCCGCAGACGCTCTTCCGAGCGCTGGAGATCGTCCGGGCGCAGCGGCCCGACGTGGAGGCCGTCGTGCAGACATCGGCGACCGGCGCGCCGGACGGCGTCCGTGTCGTCGAGCGCATGAGCCATCGCGATCTCCGGGACCTGTACGCGACAGCGACAGTGGTGGCGACGGCAACCCGACCGAATCTTCACGTGTCGGGGATGACGGTGACTCTCGAGGCACTCGCGACCGCACGACCGGTCGTGAACACGGACACGCCGGGGATGTCGCAGTACGTCGCGGAGGGGGTGACGGGCCACCTCGCTCCGGTGGGAGACGCCGAGGCGCTGGCCGATCGGCTCCTGTCCCTCCTCTCGAACCCGGCGGAGGCGGCACGGATGGGGCTCGCCGGCCGCGCGGCGGTCGAGTCGTCGTTCACTACGGCGATCATGTGCGCCCATCTCGCGGAGATCCTGGTGCCCACCGCGGATCGCACGGCCATCGGGTCCTGA